The Raphanus sativus cultivar WK10039 chromosome 2, ASM80110v3, whole genome shotgun sequence genome includes a region encoding these proteins:
- the LOC108826172 gene encoding protein CHLOROPLAST IMPORT APPARATUS 2 isoform X2 → MSACLSSGASAAYSFELEKIKSPPSSSTTTTRATSPSSTITESSNSISTRKPRTQRKRPNQSYNEAAALLSTAYPNIFFSPSSTNHLYANKKTHHHFYGFDDDVDDDAELLLPSEPPDFLFNPILQAYSGVSVNESEVSQFEFSEEFESILVEEVEEGGVDSIMGKLEPGINRRVNRFDHHQIMRGFKFAENIPLGLVGLRTALRDHNNDARFRTVDFDRISPRVQSVTVDGEKTEEVKKSKKKKKKKVAAAVSLKTESSKEEETEERSGRPMLKLDYDGVLEAWSDKTLPFGEEILGSEATGADVNARLAQIDLFGDSGVREASVLRYKEKRQTRLFYKKIRYQVRKLNADQRPRVKVSSPTLLRG, encoded by the exons ATGTCGGCTTGCTTAAGCAGCGGCGCCTCCGCCGCATACAGCTTCGagttagaaaaaataaaatctccACCGTCAagctcaacaacaacaacgagaGCCACTTCCCCATCATCAACAATCACCGAATCTTCAAACTCAATCTCCACCCGGAAGCCAAGAACGCAGCGGAAACGACCGAACCAAAGCTACAACGAAGCCGCGGCTCTCCTCTCCACCGCTTACCCCAACATCTTCTTCTCTCCCTCCTCCACCAACCACTTGTACGCCAACAAGAAAACTCATCATCACTTCTATGGATTCGATGACGACGTCGACGACGACGCTGAGCTCCTCCTACCCTCCGAGCCGCCGGATTTTCTGTTTAATCCCATCCTTCAAGCCTATTCCGGTGTGAGTGTCAACGAATCGGAGGTGAGTCAGTTTGAATTCTCCGAGGAGTTCGAGTCGATTCTGGTAGAGGAAGTTGAAGAGGGAGGAGTGGATAGTATAATGGGGAAACTCGAACCGGGAATAAACCGGCGAGTTAACCGGTTTGATCATCATCAGATCATGAGAGGATTTAAATTCGCCGAAAACATCCCACTGGGACTTGTTGGACTGAGAACCGCTCTCAGAGACCACAACAACGACGCGAGGTTTCGCACCGTCGACTTCGATCGGATCTCGCCGCGTGTCCAATCCGTAACCGTCGATGGTGAGAAGACGGAGGAGGTTAagaagagcaagaagaagaagaagaagaaagttgcGGCTGCGGTGTCATTGAAGACGGAATCGAGTAAAGAAGAAGAGACGGAGGAGAGATCGGGTCGTCCGATGTTGAAGCTCGACTACGACGGCGTTTTGGAAGCTTGGTCTGATAAAACGTTGCCGTTTGGGGAGGAGATTCTGGGCTCGGAAGCTACCGGAGCCGACGTCAAC GCCAGATTAGCTCAGATTGATTTGTTCGGAGACAGTGGAGTGCGAGAGGCAAGTGTTTTGAGGTACAAAGAGAAACGTCAAACTCGGCTTTTCTACAAGAAAATTAGATACCAAGTTCGAAAACTTAACGCAGATCAACGTCCTCGAGTGAAGGTATCTTCACCCACCTTACTCCGTGGCTAA
- the LOC108841280 gene encoding putative clathrin assembly protein At5g57200, whose product MGTFTSLRKAYGALKDSTTVGLAKVNSEFKDLDIAIVKATNHAESPPKELHVRKIFSATSVIQPRADVAYCIHALSKRLSKTRTWVVAMKVLIVIHRTLREGDPTFREELLNYSHRRHILRISNFKDDTSPLAWDCSAWVRTYALFLEERLECYRVLKYDIEADRLPKASGAASKVCLLTSHQLTHRTRMLSGEDLLEHLPALQQLLFRLIGCQPEGAAYSNYLIQYALALVLKESFKIYCAINDGIINLVDMFFEMTRHDAVKALNIYKRAGQQAENLAEFYDYCKGLALARNFQFPTLRQPPPSFLATMEEYIKEAPQSGSVQKKLEYQEKEEEQEPQEEEQPEEPAEDENQKEKTENDQPPIEEEQEEPQEEKEEEEPKPSPLIDTDDLLGLNEINPQAAEIEEKNALALAIYPPGHENSGPSKSLSLIEAGGSGWELALVTPQNNNNNTNNNSHPTIATKLGGGFDNLLLDSLYEDDTARRQIQLTNAGYGFGATATTGEPASLNPNPFGMQQDPFAMSSNMAPPTNVQMAMQQQQMMMMNHQNPYKINNYSPYHQQHHHFSSNPSSSSSNPFGDAFLALPAPPSSATQQKQNHHHMLL is encoded by the exons ATGGGGACGTTCACGAGCTTACGCAAAGCCTATGGAGCCCTCAAGGATTCCACCACCGTCGGTCTCGCTAAGGTCAACAGCGAATTTAAG GATCTAGATATTGCGATCGTCAAGGCAACCAATCATGCAGAGTCTCCTCCCAAAGAACTTCATGTTCGTA AGATATTCTCAGCGACATCTGTAATACAACCACGAGCAGATGTTGCTTACTGCATTCATGCATTGTCTAAGAGATTATCCAAAACTCGCACTTGGGTT GTAGCAATGAAGGTGTTAATAGTCATTCACAGAACGTTAAGAGAAGGTGATCCTACGTTCAGAGAAGAGCTTCTAAACTACTCCCACAGAAGACATATACTCAGAATCTCCAACTTCAAAGACGACACAAGTCCTCTTG CTTGGGATTGCTCTGCTTGGGTTAGAACATACGCGCTCTTTCTTGAAGAGCGGCTTGAATGTTATCGCGTCTTAAAGTATGATATAGAGGCAGATCGTTTGCCAAAAGCTTCTGGTGCAGCTTCCAAGGTTTGTCTTCTCACTTCTCATCAACTA ACGCATAGGACAAGGATGTTGTCTGGTGAAGATCTGTTAGAACATTTACCTGCTTTGCAGCAGCTTCTTTTCCGGCTTATCGGATGTCAA CCTGAAGGAGCAGCTTATAGCAACTATCTAATCCAGTATGCTCTTGCTTTGGTGCTTAAAGAAAGCTTTAAAATCTATTGTGCTATCAACGATGGAATCATTAATCTTGTTGATATG TTCTTTGAGATGACAAGACATGATGCAGTGAAAGCTCTAAACATATACAAACGAGCTGGTCAACAG GCTGAAAATTTAGCTGAGTTTTATGATTACTGCAAAGGGCTAGCGCTAGCAAGGAACTTTCAGTTCCCAACATTAAGACAG CCTCCTCCATCGTTTCTTGCAACAATGGAAGAGTACATTAAAGAAGCACCTCAGAGTGGTTCTGTACAGAAAAAGCTG GAGTATCAGGaaaaagaagaggaacaagaaccacaagaagaagaacagcCTGAAGAACCTGCAGAAGATGAAAACCAAAAGGAGAAGACCGAAAATGATCAGCCGCCTATAGAAGAAGAGCAAGAGGAGCCTCAAGAggagaaagaagaggaagaacctAAACCTTCACCATTGATAGACACTGATGATTTACTG GGTCTAAATGAAATAAACCCTCAAGCCGCAgagatagaagaaaaaaatgcatTGGCTCTTGCCATATATCCACCAGGACATGAAAATTCAGGCCCATCTAAAAGTCTAAGCTTAATAGAAGCTGGAGGAAGTGGTTGGGAGCTTGCTCTAGTCACACcacagaacaacaacaacaacactaaCAACAATTCTCATCCAACAATAGCAACAAAACTA GGTGGAGGATTTGACAACCTTCTGCTAGATAGTCTCTATGAAGACGACACAGCAAGAAGACAGATCCAATTAACCAATGCTGGTTATGGATTTGGAGCCACGGCTACAACTGGAGAACCAGCGTCATTGAACCCGAACCCGTTTGGGATGCAACAAGATCCTTTTGCAATGTCTAGCAACATGGCTCCACCAACCAATGTTCAAATGGCTATGCAGCAACAacaaatgatgatgatgaatcatCAAAATCCATACAAGATCAACAACTATTCACCTTATCATCAGCAACATCATCACTTCTCATCAAatccttcatcttcttcctctaacCCATTTGGTGATGCTTTCCTTGCTCTTCCTGCTCCTCCTTCATCTGCTACTCAGCAGAAACAAAACCATCATCATATGCTCCTTTAG
- the LOC108826172 gene encoding protein CHLOROPLAST IMPORT APPARATUS 2 isoform X1 — protein sequence MSACLSSGASAAYSFELEKIKSPPSSSTTTTRATSPSSTITESSNSISTRKPRTQRKRPNQSYNEAAALLSTAYPNIFFSPSSTNHLYANKKTHHHFYGFDDDVDDDAELLLPSEPPDFLFNPILQAYSGVSVNESEVSQFEFSEEFESILVEEVEEGGVDSIMGKLEPGINRRVNRFDHHQIMRGFKFAENIPLGLVGLRTALRDHNNDARFRTVDFDRISPRVQSVTVDGEKTEEVKKSKKKKKKKVAAAVSLKTESSKEEETEERSGRPMLKLDYDGVLEAWSDKTLPFGEEILGSEATGADVNARLAQIDLFGDSGVREASVLRYKEKRQTRLFYKKIRYQVRKLNADQRPRVKGRFVRRSSASPPSCQR from the exons ATGTCGGCTTGCTTAAGCAGCGGCGCCTCCGCCGCATACAGCTTCGagttagaaaaaataaaatctccACCGTCAagctcaacaacaacaacgagaGCCACTTCCCCATCATCAACAATCACCGAATCTTCAAACTCAATCTCCACCCGGAAGCCAAGAACGCAGCGGAAACGACCGAACCAAAGCTACAACGAAGCCGCGGCTCTCCTCTCCACCGCTTACCCCAACATCTTCTTCTCTCCCTCCTCCACCAACCACTTGTACGCCAACAAGAAAACTCATCATCACTTCTATGGATTCGATGACGACGTCGACGACGACGCTGAGCTCCTCCTACCCTCCGAGCCGCCGGATTTTCTGTTTAATCCCATCCTTCAAGCCTATTCCGGTGTGAGTGTCAACGAATCGGAGGTGAGTCAGTTTGAATTCTCCGAGGAGTTCGAGTCGATTCTGGTAGAGGAAGTTGAAGAGGGAGGAGTGGATAGTATAATGGGGAAACTCGAACCGGGAATAAACCGGCGAGTTAACCGGTTTGATCATCATCAGATCATGAGAGGATTTAAATTCGCCGAAAACATCCCACTGGGACTTGTTGGACTGAGAACCGCTCTCAGAGACCACAACAACGACGCGAGGTTTCGCACCGTCGACTTCGATCGGATCTCGCCGCGTGTCCAATCCGTAACCGTCGATGGTGAGAAGACGGAGGAGGTTAagaagagcaagaagaagaagaagaagaaagttgcGGCTGCGGTGTCATTGAAGACGGAATCGAGTAAAGAAGAAGAGACGGAGGAGAGATCGGGTCGTCCGATGTTGAAGCTCGACTACGACGGCGTTTTGGAAGCTTGGTCTGATAAAACGTTGCCGTTTGGGGAGGAGATTCTGGGCTCGGAAGCTACCGGAGCCGACGTCAAC GCCAGATTAGCTCAGATTGATTTGTTCGGAGACAGTGGAGTGCGAGAGGCAAGTGTTTTGAGGTACAAAGAGAAACGTCAAACTCGGCTTTTCTACAAGAAAATTAGATACCAAGTTCGAAAACTTAACGCAGATCAACGTCCTCGAGTGAAG GGACGATTCGTGCGAAGGTCCAGTGCAAGCCCTCCAAGTTGTCAAAGATAA